In a single window of the Pseudoxanthomonas sp. F37 genome:
- a CDS encoding DUF3365 domain-containing protein: MSPSHLHRLLWAACLAWAVTACTPGAAGDAGRNVAQAGPGQGARGTTPVDPDLDRAKAAAQAFSGRLRGRLQAAMQAGGPTAAVEVCHAEAPAIADAVMAEHGVRLGRVALPGRNRNPGQAADGWQRATLEAFQQAVRAGAPAAEQVSVVRQRLPEGVALRLMRGIATEPGCLACHGTRVAPAVRAAIAAHYPEDAATGFAVGDLRGGLWVEVPATAAHIPHEATP, encoded by the coding sequence ATGAGTCCATCCCATCTCCATCGCCTGCTGTGGGCGGCCTGCCTGGCGTGGGCCGTCACCGCATGTACCCCGGGCGCCGCCGGTGACGCGGGCCGGAACGTGGCGCAAGCCGGTCCGGGGCAGGGCGCCCGGGGGACAACACCGGTCGATCCCGACCTGGATCGCGCGAAGGCGGCCGCACAGGCCTTCAGCGGTCGCCTGCGTGGCCGCCTGCAGGCGGCGATGCAGGCCGGCGGCCCCACCGCGGCCGTCGAGGTCTGCCACGCCGAAGCGCCGGCCATCGCGGACGCGGTGATGGCCGAGCACGGCGTGCGCCTGGGCCGCGTCGCGCTGCCCGGGCGCAACCGCAACCCGGGCCAGGCCGCCGACGGCTGGCAACGGGCCACGCTGGAGGCCTTCCAGCAGGCCGTGCGGGCGGGTGCGCCTGCCGCGGAGCAGGTGTCGGTGGTCCGCCAGCGCCTGCCCGAGGGCGTCGCGCTGCGCCTGATGCGCGGCATCGCCACCGAGCCCGGCTGCCTGGCCTGCCATGGCACGCGGGTCGCCCCGGCCGTTCGCGCTGCCATCGCCGCGCATTATCCTGAGGATGCGGCCACCGGTTTCGCGGTGGGCGACCTGCGCGGCGGGCTGTGGGTCGAAGTGCCCGCCACCGCCGCCCACATCCCCCACGAGGCCACGCCATGA
- a CDS encoding alpha-glucosidase family protein, whose protein sequence is MKNNNWWRGAVIYQIYPRSFLDTNGDGVGDLPGIVEKLDYIAGLGVDAIWISPFFKSPMADFGYDIADYRDVDPMFGTLADFDALLAKAHALGLKVMIDQVLSHCSVEHAWFKESRESRDNPKADWYVWADPKDDGTPPNNWMSLFGGVAWRWEPRREQYYLHNFLASQPDLNFHNPAVQDATLDNVKFWLDRGVDGLRLDAINFCFHDAQLRDNPPKPKEKRVGRGFSPDNPYAYQYHYYNNTQPENIGFLERLRALLDRYPDAGALGEISSEDSLATTAEYVTDQRLHMGYSFELLTDDGTAAYIRATVERLEAAMVEGWPCWAISNHDVQRAVTRWGHGDASPALAAQLVALVCSLRGSVCLYQGEELGLPEADVPYEALQDPYGKTFWPNFKGRDGCRTPMPWQEGEQAGFSQGQPWLPIPAEHRAINVAAQDARPDSILNQVRRFLAWRRSQPALRVGHIRFLDAPEPVLAFVRETEGAAMLVVFNLSPQTVAWHMPAGLSPHAVDSHGLPSGTVQDGTLSLPARGVYYAVIDRVGVQ, encoded by the coding sequence ATGAAGAACAACAACTGGTGGCGCGGAGCGGTGATCTACCAGATCTACCCCCGCAGCTTCCTGGACACCAACGGGGATGGCGTGGGCGACCTGCCCGGCATCGTCGAGAAGCTGGACTACATCGCGGGACTGGGCGTGGACGCCATCTGGATCTCGCCCTTCTTCAAGTCGCCGATGGCCGATTTCGGCTACGACATCGCCGACTACCGCGACGTGGACCCCATGTTCGGCACGCTGGCCGACTTCGACGCCCTGCTGGCCAAGGCGCATGCGCTGGGCCTGAAGGTCATGATCGACCAGGTGCTGAGCCACTGTTCGGTGGAGCATGCCTGGTTCAAGGAAAGCCGCGAGAGCCGCGACAACCCCAAGGCCGATTGGTACGTGTGGGCCGACCCCAAGGACGACGGCACGCCGCCCAACAACTGGATGTCGCTGTTCGGCGGCGTGGCCTGGCGCTGGGAGCCGCGCCGCGAGCAGTACTACCTGCACAACTTCCTGGCCAGCCAGCCGGACCTGAACTTCCACAACCCGGCCGTGCAGGACGCCACGCTGGACAACGTGAAGTTCTGGCTGGACCGGGGCGTGGACGGCCTGCGCCTGGATGCGATCAACTTCTGCTTCCACGACGCGCAACTGCGCGACAACCCGCCCAAGCCGAAGGAAAAACGGGTGGGGCGCGGCTTCAGTCCCGACAATCCGTACGCGTACCAGTACCACTACTACAACAATACACAGCCGGAGAACATCGGCTTCCTGGAACGCCTGCGCGCGCTGCTGGACCGGTATCCGGACGCGGGGGCGCTGGGCGAAATCTCGTCGGAGGATTCGCTGGCCACCACCGCCGAGTACGTCACCGACCAGCGCCTGCACATGGGCTACAGCTTCGAGCTGCTGACCGACGACGGCACGGCCGCCTACATCCGCGCCACCGTCGAGCGCCTGGAAGCGGCGATGGTCGAAGGCTGGCCGTGCTGGGCCATCTCCAACCACGACGTGCAGCGGGCGGTGACGCGCTGGGGACACGGCGACGCCTCGCCGGCGCTGGCGGCGCAGCTGGTGGCGCTGGTGTGTTCGCTGCGCGGTTCGGTCTGCCTCTACCAGGGCGAAGAACTGGGCCTGCCCGAGGCCGACGTACCCTACGAAGCGCTGCAGGACCCGTACGGCAAGACCTTCTGGCCGAACTTCAAGGGCCGCGACGGCTGCCGCACGCCGATGCCGTGGCAGGAAGGCGAGCAGGCCGGCTTCAGCCAGGGCCAGCCCTGGCTGCCGATCCCGGCCGAACACCGCGCCATCAACGTGGCCGCGCAGGACGCCCGCCCCGATTCCATCCTCAACCAGGTGCGCCGCTTCCTGGCCTGGCGACGCAGCCAGCCCGCGCTGCGCGTGGGACACATCCGTTTCCTCGATGCGCCGGAACCGGTGCTGGCGTTCGTGCGCGAGACCGAGGGCGCGGCGATGCTGGTGGTGTTCAACCTTTCGCCGCAGACCGTCGCCTGGCACATGCCCGCCGGCCTGTCGCCGCATGCCGTGGACAGTCACGGCCTGCCGTCCGGCACCGTGCAGGATGGCACGCTGTCGCTTCCGGCCCGCGGCGTGTACTACGCCGTCATCGATCGCGTCGGAGTACAGTGA
- a CDS encoding OsmC family protein: protein MSTDAPIRITLEQEEDYSFRIRFDDTTIADLMTDEPEPLGKGEGPNPTRLLVSAVANCLSASLLFALRKFRNTPGKLVTHATAELVRNEQGRLRVGHIHADIRLAEAGTAHASLERILAQFENFCVVTESVRHGIDVSVSITDADGVQLHGKARTEQAES from the coding sequence ATGAGCACCGACGCGCCGATCCGCATCACCCTTGAACAGGAAGAGGACTACAGCTTCCGCATCCGCTTCGACGACACCACCATCGCCGATCTGATGACCGACGAGCCCGAACCGCTGGGCAAGGGCGAGGGACCGAACCCGACGCGGCTGCTGGTGTCGGCCGTGGCCAACTGCCTGTCGGCCAGCCTGTTGTTCGCGCTGCGCAAGTTCAGGAACACACCCGGCAAGCTGGTGACCCACGCCACAGCGGAGCTGGTGCGCAACGAGCAGGGCAGGCTGCGCGTAGGCCACATCCACGCCGACATCCGGCTGGCCGAGGCCGGCACGGCGCATGCCTCGCTGGAACGCATCCTGGCCCAGTTCGAGAACTTCTGCGTGGTGACCGAGAGCGTGCGCCACGGCATCGACGTCTCCGTCAGCATCACCGACGCCGACGGCGTGCAGTTGCACGGCAAGGCGCGGACGGAGCAGGCCGAGTCCTGA
- a CDS encoding LacI family DNA-binding transcriptional regulator, protein MAPIKGKATSLDIAHLAGVSQPTVSRALRGSPMVNEETRKRILAIAEQLNYKVDKNASNLRRQHSGTLALLFFEDPTPDESAINPFFLSMLGSITRACALRGYDLLISFQQLSNDWQADYEDSKKADGIILLGYGDYLESRGRLEKLVEQGTHFVRWGAVQAGTPGVSIGCDNTQGGHDITAHLVAQGRRRIAFLGHASNHYPEFFERYLGHRQALENAGLAADPALQVDAITTEQSGHDAATELLARGAPFDAIFAASDLIAVGAMKALLERGLRVPEDVAVAGFDDIPLASFVNPGLSTVQQDTKRAGALLVETLLALINGEPAESQTIPVKLALRGSTAVK, encoded by the coding sequence ATCGCGCCCATCAAGGGGAAGGCCACCTCGCTGGACATCGCCCACCTGGCGGGCGTGTCCCAGCCCACCGTCTCGCGCGCGCTGCGGGGCAGCCCCATGGTCAACGAGGAAACGCGCAAGCGCATCCTGGCCATCGCCGAGCAGCTGAACTACAAGGTCGACAAGAACGCCTCCAACCTGCGCCGCCAGCATTCGGGCACGCTGGCCCTGCTGTTCTTCGAGGACCCCACGCCGGACGAATCGGCCATCAATCCCTTCTTCCTGTCGATGCTGGGCAGCATCACCCGCGCCTGCGCGCTGCGCGGCTACGACCTGCTGATCTCGTTCCAGCAGCTGTCCAACGACTGGCAGGCCGACTACGAGGACAGCAAGAAGGCCGATGGCATCATCCTGCTGGGGTATGGCGACTACCTGGAATCGCGCGGCCGGCTGGAGAAACTGGTCGAGCAGGGCACCCACTTCGTGCGCTGGGGCGCCGTCCAGGCGGGCACGCCCGGGGTGTCGATCGGCTGCGACAACACCCAGGGCGGCCACGACATCACCGCCCACCTGGTCGCGCAGGGACGGCGGCGCATCGCTTTCCTGGGACATGCATCCAACCATTACCCCGAGTTCTTCGAGCGCTACCTGGGCCATCGCCAGGCGCTGGAAAACGCGGGCCTGGCCGCCGATCCCGCCCTGCAGGTCGATGCCATCACCACCGAGCAGTCCGGCCACGACGCGGCCACGGAACTGCTGGCCCGCGGTGCACCGTTCGATGCGATTTTCGCCGCCAGCGACCTGATCGCCGTCGGCGCCATGAAGGCGCTGCTGGAGCGAGGCCTGCGCGTGCCCGAGGATGTCGCCGTGGCCGGCTTCGACGACATCCCGCTGGCCAGCTTCGTCAACCCCGGCCTGTCCACCGTGCAGCAGGACACCAAGCGCGCGGGCGCGTTGCTGGTGGAAACATTGCTGGCGCTGATCAATGGCGAACCCGCCGAGAGCCAGACCATCCCGGTGAAACTGGCGCTGCGTGGGTCTACCGCCGTGAAGTGA
- a CDS encoding alpha/beta hydrolase-fold protein, translating to MGIGVVRTGMVLLLTLASCVALAQDGAPDSPPARKVVGEGITGTLLRHAQFPSRHVAARNVDVWLPPGYDEAKDTRYPVLYMHDGQNVFDPSTSYTRVDWGVDEAMTRLIGNGHARAAIVVAVWNTPRRLQEYMPRKAIQGENFIPTPGDPPFPTAEIVADGYLAFLATELKPFIDAQYRTLKGPSDTFVMGSSMGGLISAYAVMEFPQVFGGAGCVSTHWPIAGGIVADYALAHLPAPGRHRFYFDYGTEAIDAQYAPYQQRVDAAMRARGYRPGVDMVSHRYLGATHNEAAWRDRIEVPLMFLLRP from the coding sequence ATGGGCATCGGCGTGGTCCGGACAGGCATGGTGCTGCTGCTCACCCTCGCCTCGTGCGTGGCGCTGGCGCAGGACGGTGCGCCGGATTCGCCGCCCGCCCGGAAGGTGGTCGGCGAGGGCATCACCGGCACGTTGCTGCGGCATGCGCAGTTTCCCTCGCGCCATGTCGCGGCCAGGAACGTGGACGTATGGCTGCCGCCCGGCTACGACGAGGCGAAGGACACGCGCTACCCGGTGCTCTACATGCACGATGGCCAGAACGTGTTCGATCCGTCCACTTCGTACACCCGCGTCGACTGGGGCGTGGATGAGGCCATGACGCGTCTGATCGGCAACGGCCACGCGCGTGCGGCCATCGTCGTGGCGGTGTGGAACACGCCCAGGCGCCTGCAGGAGTACATGCCGCGCAAGGCCATCCAGGGCGAGAACTTCATCCCGACGCCGGGAGATCCGCCGTTCCCGACGGCCGAGATCGTCGCCGACGGCTACCTGGCCTTCCTGGCCACCGAACTGAAGCCGTTCATCGACGCGCAGTACCGCACGTTGAAGGGGCCGTCTGATACCTTCGTGATGGGGTCCAGCATGGGCGGGCTGATCTCCGCGTACGCGGTGATGGAGTTTCCCCAGGTGTTCGGCGGAGCAGGGTGCGTTTCCACGCATTGGCCGATCGCCGGTGGCATCGTCGCGGACTACGCGCTGGCGCACCTGCCCGCGCCCGGCCGCCACCGCTTCTATTTCGACTACGGCACCGAAGCCATCGACGCGCAGTACGCGCCGTACCAGCAGCGCGTCGATGCGGCGATGCGCGCGCGCGGATACCGGCCTGGCGTGGACATGGTGAGCCACCGTTACCTCGGCGCGACCCATAACGAGGCCGCGTGGCGCGATCGCATCGAGGTGCCGCTGATGTTCCTGCTGCGTCCCTGA
- a CDS encoding alpha-amylase family glycosyl hydrolase — MKHPRRPLAASLAALLYAPLAALAADDFYGTTEPFAREAVYFVLTDRFVNGDPSNDHREQGGANRTFDRPTPGAPAGQTDNVGYLGGDFKGVLDNAGYIRDLGFTSVWITPIVDNPDEAFTGGEEVKWEGMFTDRGKTGYHGYWGINFYTLDEHLPSEGLDFAGFTRAMKEQRLDVVLDIVGNHGSPAYSMPKMQPQYGKVWDKDGRLIADHQNLDPDRLDPRREPMHAFYNTGGGLAQLSDFNERNPAVMEYLVGAYEQWIDQGAAAFRVDTIAWMPHAFWKEFADRIRAKKPGFFMFGENFNYDAASIASHTWARNGSYSVLDFPLKGKLTEVFEKPGTGYEEIGKALYLEDGPYANPYELMTFYDNHDMARMKASDAGFIDAHNWLFTARGIPVIYYGSEIGFERGRAEHAGNRNYFGQDRIDAAPQSPIFAPLRRIAQLRRETPALQRGLQLNVRLKGDQAIFYRVLQHGVVNQTALVLLNKADAPAKLSVSEHLQSGPWRDAFTGKTQRVRNRLQAEVPAHGVRVFLLDAPITRTDTRARLAELMARKAPKAD, encoded by the coding sequence ATGAAGCACCCACGCCGACCGCTCGCCGCCAGCCTGGCCGCCCTGCTCTACGCACCGCTCGCCGCGCTGGCCGCGGACGACTTCTACGGCACCACCGAGCCCTTCGCGCGGGAAGCCGTGTACTTCGTGCTGACCGACCGCTTCGTCAACGGCGACCCATCCAACGACCATCGCGAACAGGGCGGCGCGAACCGCACCTTCGACCGCCCCACCCCCGGCGCGCCGGCGGGCCAGACCGACAACGTCGGCTACCTGGGCGGCGACTTCAAGGGCGTGCTGGACAACGCCGGCTACATCCGCGACCTCGGCTTCACCTCGGTATGGATCACGCCGATCGTCGACAATCCCGACGAAGCATTCACCGGCGGCGAGGAGGTGAAATGGGAAGGCATGTTCACCGACCGCGGCAAGACCGGCTACCACGGCTACTGGGGCATCAACTTCTACACGCTGGACGAACACCTGCCCAGCGAGGGACTGGATTTCGCCGGCTTCACCCGCGCCATGAAGGAACAGCGCCTCGACGTGGTGCTGGACATCGTCGGCAACCACGGCTCGCCGGCCTATTCCATGCCGAAGATGCAGCCGCAGTACGGCAAGGTCTGGGACAAGGACGGCCGGCTGATCGCCGACCACCAGAACCTGGATCCCGACCGCCTGGACCCGCGCCGCGAGCCCATGCATGCCTTCTACAACACCGGCGGCGGACTGGCGCAGCTGTCCGACTTCAACGAGCGCAATCCCGCGGTGATGGAGTACCTGGTCGGCGCCTACGAGCAGTGGATCGACCAGGGCGCGGCCGCGTTCCGCGTGGATACCATCGCCTGGATGCCGCACGCGTTCTGGAAGGAATTCGCCGACCGCATCCGCGCGAAGAAACCCGGCTTCTTCATGTTCGGCGAAAACTTCAACTACGACGCCGCCAGCATCGCCAGCCACACCTGGGCCCGCAACGGCAGCTACAGCGTGCTGGACTTTCCGTTGAAGGGAAAGCTGACGGAGGTGTTCGAGAAGCCCGGCACCGGCTACGAGGAGATCGGCAAGGCGCTCTACCTGGAAGACGGCCCGTACGCCAATCCGTACGAGCTGATGACCTTCTACGACAACCACGACATGGCGCGCATGAAGGCCAGCGATGCGGGCTTCATCGACGCGCACAACTGGCTGTTCACGGCGCGCGGCATCCCGGTGATCTATTACGGCTCGGAGATCGGCTTCGAGCGCGGCCGTGCCGAGCATGCCGGCAACCGCAACTACTTCGGGCAGGACCGCATCGACGCCGCGCCGCAGAGCCCGATCTTCGCCCCGCTCAGGCGCATCGCCCAGCTGCGCCGGGAAACCCCGGCCCTGCAGCGCGGCCTGCAGCTCAACGTGCGGCTGAAGGGCGACCAGGCGATCTTCTACCGCGTGCTGCAGCACGGGGTCGTCAACCAGACCGCGCTGGTGCTGCTGAACAAGGCCGATGCCCCGGCGAAGCTGTCGGTTTCGGAGCACCTGCAATCCGGCCCATGGCGCGATGCGTTCACCGGCAAGACCCAACGGGTGCGCAACCGCCTGCAGGCCGAGGTGCCGGCGCACGGCGTGCGCGTGTTCCTGCTGGACGCGCCGATCACCCGCACCGACACGCGCGCGCGCCTGGCCGAGCTGATGGCGCGCAAGGCACCCAAGGCGGATTGA
- a CDS encoding MFS transporter, translating to MTAKPRLSFWQIWNMSFGFLGIQFGFALQGGFMSRIFQTLGAEKDALPLLWIAAPLTGLLVQPIIGYLSDRTWHPRLGRRRPFFLIGAILSSIALVFMPHSPTLWIAAGLLWVLDASINISMEPFRALVADKLPEEQRSYGFVLQTLIIGVGTWVASNLPWFIAQLGIPNEAGPGVVPPSVKVAFAIGAFVFMASILVTILTTPEYPPEDLERFREEQRRRGNFAGEIVHHVIHMPAQMRRLGLVQFFSWLAFFAMWSMATPGLTEHVFKAPAPDPAAFDVTVPAQAAAFQSANAAFQNAADLVGSYMGYYGLSSMLVALLLSFYAARFPLNRKAVHAGSLVLGGVGFLSMWFVPHPAWLIGSFALVGVAWASILSMPYALLSSHVPAEKMGIHMGIFNMFIVIPQIVAATLLGPALRAFFANQAVFALVISGASLLLAALALVRVREPAHAPVSLASQAH from the coding sequence ATGACCGCCAAGCCGCGCCTGTCCTTCTGGCAGATCTGGAACATGTCCTTCGGCTTCCTCGGCATCCAGTTCGGCTTCGCGCTGCAGGGCGGCTTCATGTCGCGCATCTTCCAGACGCTGGGCGCGGAGAAGGATGCGCTGCCGCTGCTGTGGATCGCCGCGCCGCTGACCGGACTGCTGGTGCAGCCGATCATCGGTTATCTCAGCGACCGTACCTGGCACCCCCGCCTGGGGCGCCGGCGGCCGTTCTTCCTCATCGGCGCCATCCTCAGCTCCATCGCCCTGGTGTTCATGCCGCACTCGCCCACGCTGTGGATCGCGGCAGGCCTGCTGTGGGTGCTGGATGCCAGCATCAACATCAGCATGGAACCCTTCCGTGCGCTGGTGGCCGACAAGCTGCCCGAAGAGCAGCGCTCGTACGGCTTCGTGCTGCAGACGCTGATCATCGGGGTGGGCACCTGGGTGGCCAGCAACCTGCCCTGGTTCATCGCCCAGCTGGGCATTCCGAACGAGGCAGGCCCCGGCGTGGTGCCGCCTTCGGTGAAAGTGGCCTTCGCCATCGGCGCGTTCGTGTTCATGGCCAGCATCCTGGTGACCATCCTCACCACGCCCGAGTATCCCCCCGAGGACCTGGAGCGGTTCCGCGAAGAGCAGCGGCGGCGCGGCAACTTCGCCGGCGAGATCGTCCATCACGTGATCCACATGCCCGCGCAGATGCGCCGCCTGGGGCTGGTGCAGTTCTTCAGCTGGCTGGCCTTCTTCGCCATGTGGAGCATGGCCACGCCCGGCCTGACCGAGCATGTGTTCAAGGCGCCCGCGCCGGACCCCGCGGCCTTCGACGTGACGGTGCCCGCACAGGCCGCGGCCTTCCAGTCGGCCAATGCCGCCTTCCAGAACGCGGCCGACCTGGTCGGCTCCTACATGGGCTACTACGGGCTGTCGTCGATGCTGGTCGCCCTGCTGCTGAGCTTCTATGCGGCGCGCTTCCCGCTCAACCGCAAGGCGGTGCATGCCGGCTCGCTGGTGCTGGGCGGCGTCGGCTTCCTTTCCATGTGGTTCGTGCCGCACCCGGCGTGGCTGATCGGCTCGTTCGCGCTGGTGGGCGTGGCGTGGGCCAGCATCCTGTCGATGCCTTACGCCCTGCTGTCCAGCCATGTACCGGCGGAGAAGATGGGCATCCACATGGGCATCTTCAACATGTTCATCGTGATACCGCAGATCGTCGCCGCCACCCTGCTGGGTCCGGCCCTGCGCGCGTTCTTCGCCAACCAGGCGGTCTTCGCGCTGGTCATCAGCGGCGCCAGCCTGCTGCTGGCGGCGCTGGCACTGGTCCGCGTGCGCGAACCTGCGCACGCCCCCGTCTCCCTCGCCTCGCAGGCCCATTGA